The following coding sequences lie in one Spinacia oleracea cultivar Varoflay chromosome 1, BTI_SOV_V1, whole genome shotgun sequence genomic window:
- the LOC110785625 gene encoding 2-phytyl-1,4-beta-naphthoquinone methyltransferase, chloroplastic isoform X1 → MTTLQLIPSHCRPSLLSPGKSISRHRKFIVRCSDERLTLFSRIAPVYDSVCILNQLCFPLNDLLSLGQHRVWKRMAVSWSGAKRGDSVLDICCGSGDLAFLLSEKVGLDGQVTGLDFSRNQLLVASLRQKERSTPCYKNIEWLEGDALNLPFRDDHFDAITMGYGLRNVRDKERAIEEIYRVLKPGCKASILDFNKSMEPITGVIQELMIDNVVVPIATSYGLAEEYRYLKSSIQEFLTGKELEQLALAVGFSDVKFYEIAGGLMGNLVATR, encoded by the exons ATGACAACACTGCAACTAATACCATCACACTGCCGTCCTTCCCTCCTCTCGCCGGGAAAATCTATTTCCCGTCACCGGAAATTCATTGTTCGATGCTCAGATGAACGCCTGACGCTTTTTAGCCGCATTGCTCCTGTTTACGACAGCGTATGCATTCTCAATCAATTGTGTTTTCCT TTGAATGATTTGCTCAGCTTAGGGCAACACCGTGTTTGGAAGCGCATGGCCGTGTCCTGGAGCGG TGCAAAGAGAGGGGATAGTGTGTTGGACATATGCTGCGGAAGTGGGGATTTGGCGTTTCTTTTGTCCGAAAAAGTTGGCCTTGATGGACAG GTGACCGGTTTGGATTTTTCGAGGAACCAATTGTTAGTTGCTTCATTGCGGCAGAAAGAAAGGTCAACTCCCTGCTACAAAAACATAGA GTGGTTGGAAGGTGATGCACTTAATTTACCATTCCGTGATGATCATTTTGATGCCATCACAATGGGTTATGGATTGAGGAACGTAAGAGATAAAGAGAGAGCTATAGAAGAGATATATCGAGTTCTTAAACCAG GATGCAAGGCTTCAATCCTCGATTTTAATAAAAGCATGGAACCGATCACTGGTGTAATCCAG GAATTGATGATAGACAATGTCGTTGTTCCTATTGCTACTAGCTATGGCCTGGCTGAGGAGTACAGATATCTGAAAAGCTCAATTCAGGAGTTTCTGACAG GAAAGGAATTGGAGCAGCTAGCTCTTGCGGTTGGGTTTTCAGATGTCAAATTTTACGAGATTGCTGGTGGACTCATGGGGAATCTGGTGGCTACTCGCTAA
- the LOC110785625 gene encoding 2-phytyl-1,4-beta-naphthoquinone methyltransferase, chloroplastic isoform X2, protein MTTLQLIPSHCRPSLLSPGKSISRHRKFIVRCSDERLTLFSRIAPVYDSLNDLLSLGQHRVWKRMAVSWSGAKRGDSVLDICCGSGDLAFLLSEKVGLDGQVTGLDFSRNQLLVASLRQKERSTPCYKNIEWLEGDALNLPFRDDHFDAITMGYGLRNVRDKERAIEEIYRVLKPGCKASILDFNKSMEPITGVIQELMIDNVVVPIATSYGLAEEYRYLKSSIQEFLTGKELEQLALAVGFSDVKFYEIAGGLMGNLVATR, encoded by the exons ATGACAACACTGCAACTAATACCATCACACTGCCGTCCTTCCCTCCTCTCGCCGGGAAAATCTATTTCCCGTCACCGGAAATTCATTGTTCGATGCTCAGATGAACGCCTGACGCTTTTTAGCCGCATTGCTCCTGTTTACGACAGC TTGAATGATTTGCTCAGCTTAGGGCAACACCGTGTTTGGAAGCGCATGGCCGTGTCCTGGAGCGG TGCAAAGAGAGGGGATAGTGTGTTGGACATATGCTGCGGAAGTGGGGATTTGGCGTTTCTTTTGTCCGAAAAAGTTGGCCTTGATGGACAG GTGACCGGTTTGGATTTTTCGAGGAACCAATTGTTAGTTGCTTCATTGCGGCAGAAAGAAAGGTCAACTCCCTGCTACAAAAACATAGA GTGGTTGGAAGGTGATGCACTTAATTTACCATTCCGTGATGATCATTTTGATGCCATCACAATGGGTTATGGATTGAGGAACGTAAGAGATAAAGAGAGAGCTATAGAAGAGATATATCGAGTTCTTAAACCAG GATGCAAGGCTTCAATCCTCGATTTTAATAAAAGCATGGAACCGATCACTGGTGTAATCCAG GAATTGATGATAGACAATGTCGTTGTTCCTATTGCTACTAGCTATGGCCTGGCTGAGGAGTACAGATATCTGAAAAGCTCAATTCAGGAGTTTCTGACAG GAAAGGAATTGGAGCAGCTAGCTCTTGCGGTTGGGTTTTCAGATGTCAAATTTTACGAGATTGCTGGTGGACTCATGGGGAATCTGGTGGCTACTCGCTAA
- the LOC110785541 gene encoding polygalacturonase At1g48100 gives MKGNQCLSILYLFLFLASFYVTFLVSSVEARKSSALSHKKHHKQKHGKGKSGRYCPPPATPTPTPTPTTPPSGSTYPVMSNNFNVLSFGAKGNGATDDSKALLEAWEAACKVQGATVEIPSGYKFFIKPITLQGPCMPHLVLQIDGTVLAPPKVSSWPESGLFQWINFKWVQNFTIQGSGTVDGQGSEWWVSSQSTTNKKSYQPAKIPNMKPSALRFYGSNSITVRDITITNSPLCHLKFDNSIGVQVHNVTISSPEDSPNTDGIHLQNSRDVEIHHSNIGCGDDCVSIQTGCSNIHLHHITCGPGHGISLGGLGKDRSVACVSDIVVENIIMQNTLFGARIKTWPGGIGSVKNVSFSNIQVSDVKVPLIIDQFYCESHVHCKNQTGAIAISNIQYSKIVGTYSAQPIHLACSNDIPCSDVDLIDIQLTPSPRNRGLQQALCLNSYGTTKAPLVPRSIDYCLRESHRLVRRVQSSHERICQLGY, from the exons ATGAAGGGTAACCAGTGCTTGTCAATTCTCTACTTGTTTCTTTTCTTAGCAAGTTTTTATGTCACATTTTTAGTCAGCTCAGTTGAGGCTAGGAAGAGCAGTGCTCTAAGTCATAAGAAACATCATAAACAAAAACACGGCAAAGGAAAATCTGGACGTTATTGTCCACCCCCAGCTacaccaacaccaacaccaacaccaacTACACCTCCTTCAGGTTCGACTTACCCAGTAATGTCAAATAACTTTAATGTCCTTTCCTTCGGGGCCAAAGGCAATGGAGCTACTGATGATTCCAAG GCATTGCTAGAAGCATGGGAAGCTGCATGCAAAGTCCAAGGGGCAACAGTAGAAATTCCTTCAGGATACAAGTTCTTTATTAAACCAATAACCCTCCAAGGGCCTTGTATGCCACACCTTGTTCTTCAG ATAGATGGGACGGTATTAGCTCCCCCAAAAGTAAGTTCCTGGCCAGAGTCTGGTCTTTTTCAATGGATTAATTTCAAATGGGTGCAAAACTTCACCATCCAAGGCAGTGGAACTGTTGATGGCCAGGGCTCGGAATGGTGGGTTTCCTCTCAGTCCACTACAAATAAG AAGAGTTATCAGCCTGCAAAAATTCCAAATATGAAACCAAGT GCATTAAGATTCTACGGCAGCAATAGCATAACAGTTCGTGATATTACAATAACAAACAGTCCATTGTGCCATCTGAAATTCGATAATTCTATCGGTGTTCAGGTCCATAATGTTACCATTTCATCTCCAGAAGATAGTCCTAATACTGATGGCATTCATCTCCAGAACAGTAGAGATGTTGAAATACATCACTCCAATATTGGCTGTG GAGATGACTGTGTATCCATTCAAACTGGTTGCTCTAACATTCATCTACACCACATAACCTGCGGTCCTGGTCATGGTATAAG TTTGGGAGGATTAGGAAAAGATAGAAGTGTCGCTTGTGTCTCAGATATCGTCGTTGAGAACATCATCATGCAAAACACGTTGTTTGGAGCGAGGATCAAGACATGGCCG GGTGGTATTGGATCAGTGAAGAACGTATCATTTTCCAACATACAAGTGAGTGATGTTAAGGTCCCTCTTATAATTGATCAATTCTACTGCGAAAGTCATGTTCATTGCAAAAATCAGACAGGGGCAATAGCAATCTCCAATATCCAGTATAGTAAAATAGTAGGGACTTACTCTGCTCAACCTATTCATCTTGCTTGTAGCAATGATATTCCTTGTTCTGATGTTGATCTAATTGACATTCAACTGACACCATCACCAAGAAATCGAGGTCTTCAACAAGCTTTGTGTTTGAACTCTTATGGAACAACAAAAGCTCCTTTAGTTCCTCGAAGCATAGATTATTGCTTAAGGGAGAGTCATAGATTGGTCCGTAGGGTGCAAAGCTCACATGAGAGGATATGCCAGCTAGGGTACTGA
- the LOC110785542 gene encoding high affinity nitrate transporter 2.5-like has product MAPRDGEFQSKKFALPVDAENKSIDFPLFSVAKPHMRAFHLCWIQFFACFLSTFAAPPLLPIIRDNLNLTANDIGNAGIASVSGAIFARVAMGAACDIVGPRLASATLTLLTAPAVYLSAVADSATGFFLMRFFTGFALATFVSTQYWMSSMFAPRVVGQANGQAAGWGNLGGGVAQLVMPLVYSVILKIGATPFAAWRIAFFIPALFQMSSAFAVMLFGQDLPDGNFHQLQKSGDMYKDSASKVLYHGVTNYRSWITALGYGFCFGVELAVNNIIAYYFYDRFNLNLYISGMVAASFGMVNLFSRPIGGGLSDFMAKKFGMRGRIWSWWIVQALSGVLCICLGLIDTLGASIAVMIIFSVFVQAAEGLTFGVVPFVSRRSLGVVSGMTGAGGNVGAVITQVLFFRGSQYTTEKGIQYMGIMIIACSFGITSIYFPQWGGMFWGPKADFTEEDYYLREWDSKEQEQGLHHVSMKFAEGSRNERCNKGKSVPEAEMTETRV; this is encoded by the exons atgGCACCAAGAGATGGAGAGTTTCAATCAAAAAAGTTTGCTCTTCCAGTTGATGCAGAGAATAAGTCCATAGACTTTCCTCTGTTTTCAGTGGCAAAGCCTCATATGCGAGCATTTCATCTATGCTGGATACAATTTTTCGCCTGTTTTTTATCCACATTCGCAGCACCACCTCTGCTTCCTATCATTCGTGATAACCTTAACCTGACAGCCAATGACATTGGTAATGCAGGGATTGCATCAGTTTCAGGGGCGATCTTTGCCCGTGTTGCAATGGGTGCTGCATGTGACATAGTTGGTCCTCGACTAGCCTCTGCCACCCTCACACTCCTCACTGCACCTGCAGTCTACCTATCTGCTGTTGCAGACTCGGCAACAGGCTTCTTTCTTATGAGGTTTTTCACTGGCTTTGCTTTGGCCACCTTTGTCTCAACTCAGTACTGGATGAGCTCCATGTTCGCCCCAAGAGTTGTTGGCCAAGCCAATGGCCAAGCAGCAGGGTGGGGAAATCTAGGAGGCGGTGTAGCTCAGCTCGTAATGCCCCTTGTGTACAGTGTCATCCTTAAGATAGGAGCTACACCATTTGCAGCTTGGAGGATTGCATTCTTTATTCCTGCACTATTCCAAATGTCCTCAGCATTTGCAGTAATGCTTTTCGGCCAAGATCTGCCTGATGGAAATTTCCACCAGCTGCAGAAGTCAGGTGATATGTACAAGGACAGCGCGTCCAAGGTTTTGTATCATGGAGTCACCAATTATAGGAGCTGGATCACTGCTCTGGGTTATGGGTTCTGTTTTGGGGTGGAGCTAGCAGTAAATAACATCATCGCGTACTACTTCTATGACAGGTTTAATCTAAACCTATATATTTCAGGAATGGTTGCTGCCAGTTTTGGGATGGTCAATCTTTTCTCCAGGCCTATAGGTGGTGGCTTATCAGATTTCATGGCCAAAAAGTTTGGAATGAGAGGAAGAATATGGAGCTGGTGGATTGTGCAAGCCCTTAGTGGTGTACTGTGTATTTGTCTAGGGCTGATAGACACCTTAGGCGCATCAATTGCAGTAATGATCATCTTCTCTGTGTTTGTGCAAGCAGCCGAAGGTCTCACATTTGGAGTTGTCCCCTTCGTCTCCAGAAG atCTTTGGGAGTGGTTTCTGGTATGACTGGAGCCGGAGGTAATGTGGGTGCAGTCATAACCCAAGTGCTTTTCTTCAGAGGATCTCAGTACACGACAGAGAAGGGAATACAATACATGGGTATTATGATCATAGCATGCAGCTTTGGCATAACTTCCATATACTTCCCACAATGGGGAGGTATGTTTTGGGGTCCTAAAGCGGATTTTACAGAAGAAGACTACTACTTAAGGGAATGGGATTCAAAGGAGCAAGAGCAAGGACTCCATCATGTAAGCATGAAATTTGCAGAAGGCAGCAGGAACGAGAGATGCAACAAAGGAAAGTCGGTACCAGAAGCAGAAATGACTGAAACTCGTGTCTGA
- the LOC110785543 gene encoding high affinity nitrate transporter 2.5-like: protein MASRNGEFQTKKFALPVDAENKSINFPLFSVAKPHMRAFHLCWIQFFSCFLSTFAAPPLLPIIRDNLNLTANDIGNAGIASVSGAIFARVAMGTACDIVGPRLASATLTLLTAPAVYLSAVADSATGFFLIRFFTGFGLATFVSTQYWMSSMFSPRVVGMANGQAAGWGNLGGGVAQLVMPLVYSVILKIGATPFAAWRLAFFIPAFFQMTSAFAVMLFGQDLPDGNFHQLQKSGDMYKDTASKVLYHGMTNYRSWITTLGYGFCLGVELTVNNIIAYYFYDRFNLNLYISGMIAASFGMVNIFSRPIGGGLSDLMAKKFGMRGRLWGWWIVQALSGVLCIGLGLIDTLGAAIAVMIIFSLFVQAAEGLTFGVVPFVSRRSLGVVSGMTGAGGNVGAVITQVLFFRGSQYSTEKGITYMGFMIIACSFGITSIYFPQWGGMFWGPKEDFTEEDYYLREWDSKEQEQGLHHVSMKFAAGSRNERSNKGKSVPEAEMTETHV, encoded by the exons ATGGCATCAAGAAATGGAGAGTTTCAAACAAAAAAGTTTGCTCTTCCTGTTGATGCAGAGAATAAGTCTATAAATTTCCCACTCTTTTCAGTAGCAAAGCCTCATATGCGAGCATTTCATTTATGCTGGATACAGTTCTTTTCATGCTTTCTGTCCACATTCGCAGCTCCACCTCTGCTTCCAATCATTCGTGATAACCTTAACTTGACCGCCAATGACATTGGTAATGCAGGGATTGCATCAGTTTCAGGGGCAATCTTTGCCCGTGTTGCCATGGGTACGGCATGTGACATAGTTGGTCCTCGACTAGCCTCTGCCACCCTCACCCTCCTCACTGCACCTGCAGTGTACCTATCTGCTGTTGCAGACTCAGCAACAGGGTTTTTCCTTATAAGGTTTTTCACTGGCTTTGGTTTGGCCACCTTTGTCTCAACTCAGTACTGGATGAGCTCCATGTTTTCTCCAAGAGTTGTGGGTATGGCCAACGGGCAGGCAGCCGGGTGGGGGAACTTAGGAGGCGGTGTAGCTCAGCTAGTAATGCCCCTTGTATATAGCGTAATCCTTAAGATAGGAGCTACACCATTTGCAGCTTGGAGGCTTGCATTCTTCATCCCTGCTTTTTTCCAGATGACCTCAGCATTTGCAGTAATGCTCTTCGGGCAAGACTTGCCTGATGGGAATTTTCACCAGCTGCAGAAGTCAGGTGATATGTACAAGGATACCGCGTCAAAGGTTTTGTACCATGGAATGACCAATTACAGGAGCTGGATCACTACTCTGGGTTATGGGTTCTGTTTAGGAGTAGAGCTGACAGTAAATAATATCATTGCCTACTACTTCTATGACAGGTTTAATCTAAACCTATATATTTCAGGAATGATTGCTGCCAGTTTTGGTATGGTCAATATTTTCTCCAGGCCTATAGGTGGTGGTCTGTCAGATCTTATGGCAAAAAAGTTTGGAATGAGAGGAAGATTATGGGGCTGGTGGATTGTGCAAGCCCTAAGTGGTGTACTGTGTATCGGTCTGGGACTGATTGACACCTTAGGCGCAGCAATTGCAGTGATGATCATCTTCTCTTTGTTTGTGCAAGCAGCCGAGGGGCTCACATTTGGGGTTGTCCCATTCGTCTCAAGAAG ATCTTTGGGAGTGGTTTCTGGTATGACTGGAGCAGGAGGTAATGTAGGTGCAgtcattactcaagtccttttcTTCAGAGGATCGCAATACTCGACAGAAAAGGGAATAACATACATGGGTTTTATGATCATAGCATGCAGCTTTGGCATAACTTCCATATACTTTCCACAATGGGGAGGTATGTTTTGGGGTCCTAAAGAAGATTTTACAGAAGAAGACTACTATTTAAGGGAATGGGATTCGAAAGAACAAGAGCAAGGACTTCATCATGTAAGCATGAAATTTGCAGCAGGCAGCAGGAACGaaagaagcaacaaaggaaAGTCCGTACCAGAAGCAGAGATGACCGAAACTCACGTCTGA